A window of the Chloroflexus sp. Y-396-1 genome harbors these coding sequences:
- the rpoD gene encoding RNA polymerase sigma factor RpoD: protein MTQSQPETDRAGPAINPADLQALIAQGRQRGFVTFEDIQRLIPNPDESIEQIDSIYATLAEAGIPVQDGDEVVLEDEPSSLSAMDIDLDDELSDALLSDSVRLYLREIGQVPLLTAEQEKRLAQLIERGQEAERKLASLPPDSPEAVRLRQVKAQGDEARQQMAAANLRLVVSIAKRYRDRGLPLLDLIQEGSLGLLRAIEKFDYKKGYKFSTYATWWIKQALSRALADQSRLVRLPVHLGETLNRIQTARRQLTQTLGREPTDTELANHLGMNEEKLRELRRTAQDPVSLATPVGEEADSTLADFIPDPHALDADDAAASGMLRQQIAAALDQLSERERRVLELRYGLTDGQPRTLEEVGKAFGVTRERVRQIEVKALRKLRHPRLGKLLKDFLDQA from the coding sequence ATGACGCAAAGCCAGCCCGAGACCGACCGCGCCGGTCCTGCGATCAATCCGGCTGATTTGCAGGCGCTCATTGCGCAGGGACGGCAACGAGGCTTCGTCACATTCGAGGATATTCAGCGGCTGATCCCTAACCCGGATGAGTCGATCGAACAGATCGACAGCATCTATGCGACACTAGCCGAGGCCGGTATCCCTGTGCAAGACGGCGATGAAGTGGTTCTGGAAGATGAGCCATCATCGCTGTCAGCAATGGATATCGATCTCGACGATGAGTTGTCAGACGCGCTGCTGAGCGATAGCGTGCGGCTCTATCTGCGCGAGATCGGGCAGGTACCGCTGCTCACGGCCGAACAAGAAAAGCGCCTGGCGCAATTGATTGAACGGGGTCAGGAAGCAGAACGGAAACTGGCTTCCCTTCCGCCTGATAGCCCGGAAGCGGTGCGCTTACGGCAGGTGAAAGCGCAGGGTGATGAGGCCAGGCAGCAAATGGCGGCGGCAAATTTACGTCTGGTAGTTAGTATTGCCAAACGTTATCGCGACCGTGGCTTGCCGCTGCTCGATCTGATTCAAGAAGGAAGCCTGGGTTTGCTGCGGGCAATCGAAAAGTTTGATTACAAGAAAGGCTATAAGTTTAGTACCTACGCGACCTGGTGGATCAAACAAGCGCTCTCGCGCGCCTTGGCCGATCAATCGCGGTTGGTACGACTGCCGGTTCATCTGGGCGAGACACTCAATCGCATTCAGACTGCACGTCGTCAACTTACCCAGACGCTCGGTCGGGAGCCAACCGATACCGAACTGGCAAATCATCTTGGGATGAATGAGGAGAAGCTGCGTGAGTTGCGACGTACTGCGCAAGACCCGGTATCGCTGGCGACTCCGGTTGGGGAAGAGGCCGATAGCACGCTGGCCGATTTTATTCCCGATCCCCATGCGCTTGATGCTGATGACGCAGCGGCAAGTGGTATGCTCCGCCAGCAGATTGCTGCCGCCCTCGATCAGCTTAGCGAGCGCGAACGGCGTGTGCTTGAGCTGCGCTACGGCTTAACCGATGGTCAGCCGCGCACCCTGGAAGAGGTGGGAAAGGCGTTTGGCGTGACGCGCGAGCGAGTGCGTCAGATCGAGGTGAAAGCGTTACGTAAGTTACGCCATCCACGGTTGGGGAAGCTGCTGAAGGATTTCCTTGATCAAGCCTGA
- a CDS encoding TatD family hydrolase — translation MKSTQPLIDTHLHLASEQFNEDRRAVIERAIEAGIAAMVEIGYDLASSHAAVALANAHPAIFAVVGIQPNHLHDLPSDWIDQIRKLAAHPKVVAIGEIGLDYYWMKSPPSAQEEAFRAQLALAAELGLPVVIHSREAMPETIAVLRDAARGPGVMHSFSGDWTAAQECLELGFYLSFSGPLTFPKSAALHEVVQQAPLERLLIETDSPYLSPHPHRGQRNEPSRLVYIAQKLADLRGLSLAELGPQLWQNTLRAFPRMAETLG, via the coding sequence ATGAAATCAACACAACCCTTAATTGATACGCATCTTCATCTCGCTTCAGAGCAGTTTAATGAGGATCGCAGAGCGGTGATTGAACGGGCTATCGAAGCCGGTATCGCCGCTATGGTCGAGATCGGTTACGATTTAGCATCGAGTCATGCAGCCGTAGCTCTGGCAAATGCGCATCCGGCCATTTTTGCAGTCGTTGGTATTCAGCCTAATCATCTGCATGACTTACCGTCAGACTGGATCGATCAGATTCGCAAGCTCGCTGCCCATCCAAAGGTCGTGGCAATTGGCGAAATTGGCCTCGACTACTACTGGATGAAATCGCCACCCAGTGCACAAGAGGAGGCGTTTCGAGCGCAACTGGCGCTGGCCGCTGAGCTAGGGTTGCCGGTTGTGATTCACTCACGTGAGGCAATGCCCGAAACTATTGCGGTCTTACGCGATGCCGCACGTGGTCCGGGCGTGATGCACTCATTCTCAGGAGACTGGACCGCGGCCCAAGAGTGTCTGGAACTAGGTTTCTACCTCTCATTTTCAGGACCTCTAACGTTTCCAAAATCAGCAGCACTTCATGAGGTCGTGCAACAAGCACCGTTAGAGCGTCTGTTGATCGAGACCGACAGTCCATATCTTAGCCCGCATCCGCACCGCGGCCAACGGAATGAACCGAGTCGGCTGGTGTATATTGCTCAGAAACTGGCCGATCTGAGAGGTTTGTCGTTAGCAGAGTTGGGCCCACAGCTCTGGCAGAATACGCTACGTGCATTTCCGCGAATGGCTGAGACATTAGGGTAG
- a CDS encoding CaiB/BaiF CoA-transferase family protein codes for MPGALADLLILDFSRVLAGPYATMVLADLGARVIKIEQPGLGDETRRWGPPFTEDGLSAYFIAVNRNKQSVTINLKHPDGQAIARTLARRADVLIENFLPGTMLRLGLGYDDLRLINPGLVYCSITGYGQYGPDAHRPGYDTVVQAEGGLMSITGEPDGQPMKTGVAVADITTGLYAATSILAALHYRSQTGEGQYIDLALFDVQLSWLANVASAYLISGQPPRRYGNAHATIVPYQPFAAADGYIMIAVGNDRQFARFCQVLNRPEWVTDERFATNPARVTNRECLIEAIADIIAREPVAVWVEKLRAADVPCGPVNDIPTALHSRQAQARAMVQHIDGIRMVGPAPVFSATPATIRSAPPALGADTEAVLAEFGYSAEQIRRFRAEGIV; via the coding sequence ATGCCTGGTGCTTTAGCCGATCTGCTCATTCTCGATTTTAGTCGGGTCCTCGCCGGTCCATACGCTACCATGGTTCTCGCCGATCTGGGTGCTCGTGTAATCAAAATCGAACAACCCGGTCTTGGCGATGAAACGCGCCGGTGGGGACCTCCCTTCACCGAAGATGGACTCAGTGCGTACTTTATTGCCGTTAACCGCAACAAACAAAGTGTGACGATCAACCTCAAACATCCAGATGGTCAGGCTATTGCCCGTACCCTCGCCCGACGTGCCGATGTGCTAATCGAGAATTTCTTACCGGGGACAATGTTGCGGCTCGGACTAGGGTATGACGATCTGCGACTCATCAATCCAGGGCTGGTCTATTGCAGCATTACCGGCTATGGTCAGTACGGTCCTGATGCGCACCGACCCGGCTACGACACTGTCGTTCAGGCTGAAGGCGGATTGATGAGTATTACCGGCGAACCAGACGGTCAACCGATGAAGACCGGGGTTGCCGTTGCCGACATTACAACCGGTTTATATGCTGCAACCAGTATTTTGGCTGCCCTTCATTATCGATCCCAAACCGGTGAAGGCCAATACATCGATCTAGCCCTTTTCGATGTACAACTGAGTTGGTTAGCGAATGTCGCCTCGGCATACCTGATCTCTGGTCAACCACCACGACGGTACGGCAATGCTCACGCCACAATCGTACCTTACCAGCCCTTCGCCGCTGCCGATGGCTACATTATGATTGCCGTTGGGAATGACCGACAATTTGCCCGTTTCTGTCAGGTGCTCAACCGTCCTGAATGGGTGACCGATGAGCGGTTTGCTACTAATCCGGCCCGTGTCACCAATCGTGAATGTTTAATCGAGGCCATCGCCGACATTATTGCCCGTGAACCGGTCGCTGTTTGGGTGGAAAAGTTGCGCGCTGCTGACGTGCCTTGCGGGCCGGTCAACGACATCCCTACCGCGCTTCATAGTCGCCAGGCCCAAGCCAGAGCAATGGTACAGCATATTGATGGGATACGGATGGTTGGCCCGGCGCCTGTCTTCAGTGCCACACCTGCGACCATTCGCTCGGCACCACCTGCGCTTGGCGCCGACACAGAGGCTGTGCTGGCAGAATTTGGCTATTCTGCTGAACAGATTCGCCGCTTCCGTGCTGAGGGCATTGTATAG
- a CDS encoding acyl-CoA dehydrogenase, producing MDFELTPEQQFIRQTVREFAEKEIAPKARYVDEHSAFPSETFAKMAQLGLMGLPFPEEYGGAGADSVSTAIAIEEVARCCGSTALAYAAHIGLGSAPIAMFGTEEQKRRFLVPAARGEYLAAFGLTEPHAGSDAGATRTTARLVGDEWVINGQKMWITNAPIAGHIIVTAVTDPELGKKGISSFIIPRGTPGLSFGKHEPKMGLRGSISTAVMLDDVRVPRENLLGERGRGFIQFLQVLDGGRIGIGAMAIGLAQAAYEAAVAYARERTAFGKPIGAHQSVANMIANMAVDLAAARALVYGAARLKDAGRPYTREAAIAKLFASEASERICRDAIQVFGGYGYSQEYPVERLYRDTRLLTIGEGTSEILRGVIAHSVLGLRG from the coding sequence ATGGATTTTGAATTAACACCCGAACAGCAGTTTATTCGGCAGACAGTACGTGAATTCGCCGAGAAGGAAATTGCGCCGAAGGCCCGCTACGTCGATGAACACAGTGCGTTTCCGAGTGAGACTTTTGCAAAAATGGCTCAGCTCGGTCTGATGGGCTTGCCCTTCCCTGAAGAGTATGGTGGCGCCGGTGCTGATAGTGTGAGCACCGCAATTGCGATTGAAGAGGTGGCCCGTTGCTGTGGCAGCACAGCACTGGCATACGCTGCCCACATTGGCCTGGGTAGCGCGCCGATTGCAATGTTCGGTACCGAAGAACAGAAGCGTCGCTTCCTGGTGCCGGCTGCCAGAGGCGAATATCTGGCTGCTTTTGGTCTCACCGAACCACACGCCGGCTCTGATGCAGGTGCTACTCGCACCACTGCTCGCCTAGTTGGTGATGAATGGGTAATCAACGGCCAAAAAATGTGGATCACCAATGCCCCCATTGCCGGTCATATCATCGTTACTGCTGTCACCGACCCCGAACTCGGCAAGAAGGGCATCTCGTCATTTATCATTCCGCGCGGAACACCAGGACTGAGCTTCGGTAAACACGAACCGAAGATGGGATTACGCGGCTCGATTAGTACCGCCGTGATGCTCGATGATGTGCGGGTACCACGTGAAAACCTGCTCGGTGAGCGTGGTCGTGGTTTTATTCAATTCCTACAGGTTCTGGATGGCGGCCGAATTGGAATTGGAGCAATGGCCATCGGTCTTGCCCAGGCAGCATACGAAGCCGCAGTGGCGTATGCCCGCGAACGAACGGCCTTTGGCAAACCGATAGGCGCTCATCAATCGGTTGCGAACATGATTGCAAACATGGCCGTTGATCTGGCAGCCGCCCGTGCTCTGGTATATGGTGCAGCCCGCCTGAAAGACGCTGGGCGCCCCTATACCCGCGAGGCGGCTATTGCTAAGCTCTTCGCTTCTGAAGCATCAGAGCGTATCTGTCGCGATGCCATTCAAGTGTTTGGCGGCTACGGTTATAGTCAAGAGTATCCGGTTGAACGCCTCTACCGTGATACACGGCTGCTGACCATTGGTGAAGGAACGTCGGAAATCTTACGTGGGGTCATTGCCCATTCTGTTCTCGGCCTGCGCGGGTAA
- a CDS encoding NuoM family protein, with amino-acid sequence MNLLGLPILSLLLWLPALGALVILLQPRGRPALHRWTAMSVALATLVVAGTVVVLFYTGPYGPAFGVVVGPPLQFVDSVAWLPAFGASYLIGVDGINLWLVGLTAFLAPFAIAATWQRQTRNLRLLLVLLLLAETAFLGVFLAQDMLLFYVFYELALIPMVFLIGMWGGHGRAAAALKLFLYTFGGSLLMLLAIIGLHLLHRNAVAVVDPTYVGTFALNQIVADMRSGLFTLDPLVARLLFGAFFVAFAIKLALWPFHTWLPDAYSVAPTPVAILLAGLMAKFGVYGFIRFNVTLFPEVVSWAAPVIAVLAVIGLVYGAIIAFTQRDLQRMIAYASISHMNFIALGILALNTIAMNGALLQMVSHGIVTAALLIIVAVIEERRESRELGSFGGLWQVTPLYAGFTLLTLLAMAGLPGLSGFVGEFTMLQGIFTSPLLGWPFAVGAVLGIILAAAYALRVFRLAFMGEVRNTANFDLPDLQRRELMTLGGLALVIIALGLFPNLLLSGTSGSVQGLVEAITPAVQAAARLNGW; translated from the coding sequence ATGAACCTGCTCGGCCTACCCATCCTGTCACTGTTGCTCTGGCTACCGGCGCTTGGTGCTCTTGTGATCTTGTTGCAACCGCGTGGACGTCCTGCGCTGCATCGCTGGACAGCAATGAGTGTAGCATTAGCGACCCTCGTCGTTGCCGGAACTGTTGTTGTGCTGTTTTATACTGGTCCTTATGGGCCTGCGTTCGGTGTCGTTGTTGGCCCACCATTGCAATTTGTTGACTCGGTGGCCTGGTTGCCTGCATTCGGCGCTAGTTACTTGATAGGTGTTGATGGTATTAATCTGTGGCTGGTAGGTCTAACTGCTTTCCTGGCCCCATTTGCTATTGCTGCCACCTGGCAGCGTCAGACACGTAACCTGCGCTTACTGCTTGTGTTACTCCTGCTGGCAGAAACCGCTTTCCTTGGGGTTTTCCTCGCCCAGGATATGCTGCTCTTCTATGTGTTTTACGAGCTGGCATTAATCCCGATGGTGTTCCTGATCGGGATGTGGGGTGGTCATGGGCGAGCCGCAGCCGCATTGAAGCTGTTCCTGTATACGTTCGGTGGTTCGTTGTTAATGCTGCTAGCTATTATCGGTCTGCACCTTTTGCATCGTAATGCGGTGGCAGTTGTTGACCCGACTTATGTCGGTACATTTGCCCTCAACCAAATTGTGGCCGATATGCGCTCGGGTCTCTTTACGCTCGATCCGCTGGTGGCACGACTACTGTTTGGGGCGTTTTTCGTCGCCTTTGCCATTAAACTGGCGCTCTGGCCATTCCACACCTGGTTGCCTGATGCGTATAGCGTTGCGCCAACGCCGGTAGCGATTCTGCTGGCCGGGTTGATGGCGAAATTCGGTGTGTATGGCTTTATCCGCTTCAATGTAACTCTTTTCCCGGAGGTTGTCTCTTGGGCGGCACCGGTTATTGCGGTTCTGGCCGTCATCGGCCTCGTGTACGGAGCAATCATCGCCTTTACCCAGCGCGATTTGCAACGAATGATTGCATATGCTTCGATCAGTCACATGAACTTTATCGCGTTGGGTATCCTGGCCTTGAATACCATTGCGATGAATGGTGCTCTGCTCCAGATGGTATCGCACGGTATCGTAACAGCAGCACTGCTGATTATCGTTGCGGTGATCGAGGAGCGCCGTGAGAGTCGTGAACTTGGTTCATTTGGCGGTCTGTGGCAGGTGACCCCTCTCTACGCTGGTTTCACTTTGCTCACCCTGCTGGCAATGGCTGGTCTGCCTGGTCTAAGCGGCTTTGTCGGTGAGTTTACGATGTTGCAGGGTATCTTTACCTCGCCGTTACTCGGTTGGCCTTTTGCCGTGGGTGCAGTGCTTGGCATCATTCTGGCAGCGGCGTATGCTCTGCGCGTATTCCGTCTGGCCTTTATGGGTGAAGTACGTAATACGGCGAATTTTGATTTGCCAGATTTGCAGCGTCGTGAACTGATGACGCTAGGTGGGTTGGCGCTGGTTATTATCGCATTGGGATTGTTCCCGAATCTCTTGCTAAGTGGAACTTCCGGTTCGGTACAAGGGCTGGTTGAAGCGATAACGCCAGCAGTTCAGGCCGCAGCCCGATTGAACGGCTGGTAG
- a CDS encoding NAD(P)-dependent oxidoreductase, with protein MSGTFGQSIEESIMHERIGFIGLGIMGRGMAANILRAGFPLTVWNRTPGRADELVATGARLATSPADLAAHSDIVISCVSDTPDVESVLFGPHGVVEGARAGTLVIDMSTISPQGAQQFAARLAERSIGFLDAPVSGGSEGAARGTLSIMVGGPAALVERAMPVLQAMGKTITHVGDHGAGQTVKLVNQILVVGTMLAISEAFVFAQASGVDLEKTLAAVSGGAAGSWMLTNRGPQVIQRDWRPGFTIDLQQKDLRLVLAAADAVGAPMLTTSTAFHLYRTLQAAGLGHEGNHALIKALERLAGIEVGRHSD; from the coding sequence ATGTCAGGGACGTTCGGCCAAAGTATTGAGGAGTCGATTATGCATGAACGGATCGGTTTTATTGGTCTGGGCATTATGGGGCGCGGAATGGCAGCCAATATTCTCCGTGCCGGCTTTCCGCTGACCGTCTGGAATCGGACACCTGGGCGAGCCGATGAGTTAGTGGCAACCGGAGCACGGCTGGCTACTTCGCCAGCCGATCTTGCCGCACACAGCGATATTGTGATCAGTTGTGTGAGTGATACACCTGATGTTGAATCGGTGCTATTCGGGCCGCACGGTGTTGTAGAGGGCGCACGGGCCGGAACGCTGGTTATTGACATGAGCACGATCAGCCCGCAAGGAGCACAACAGTTTGCTGCTCGCCTCGCAGAGCGTAGTATCGGCTTTCTCGATGCACCGGTAAGTGGGGGCAGTGAAGGCGCGGCACGCGGGACGCTGAGTATTATGGTTGGCGGCCCGGCAGCTCTGGTAGAACGGGCTATGCCGGTTTTGCAGGCAATGGGGAAAACTATCACCCATGTCGGCGACCATGGCGCCGGACAGACGGTGAAGTTGGTGAATCAGATTTTAGTGGTCGGAACAATGTTGGCTATCAGCGAAGCGTTCGTCTTTGCCCAGGCAAGTGGAGTTGATCTCGAAAAGACACTAGCAGCGGTAAGCGGTGGTGCTGCGGGAAGCTGGATGCTCACGAATCGCGGTCCACAGGTCATTCAACGCGACTGGCGGCCTGGCTTTACCATCGATCTCCAACAGAAAGATTTACGATTGGTTTTAGCGGCGGCTGATGCAGTTGGTGCACCGATGCTAACCACTTCTACCGCCTTTCATCTCTACCGTACCCTGCAAGCCGCCGGTTTGGGGCACGAGGGCAATCATGCGTTGATTAAGGCGCTTGAACGCCTGGCCGGTATCGAAGTTGGACGTCATAGCGATTGA
- a CDS encoding universal stress protein yields the protein MDESTNSRMVSALHDFQRLRWRADIEHLLARLRGRSDDLLPFEEVRQRVWASVAGERQLREIPLDAIVGSVGRYHDFNRSFLPRRDDDWQRWSRVMAAVDSWHGWSPIEVYQIGEAYFVIDGNHRVSVARQMGMDHIQAYVIPLQSRVPIDPSMTLEEVIIAGEYASFLEATRLDTLRPGCDLRVTVAGQYEKLRQQIEHLQQRLTTVDVTPSFVEAACIWYDQVYRPVADLIQERGLLRDFPQRTTTDLYLWLCDHRDELSKQLGWDISLIQAIDDLTESPGRAEQLLERMIPDNLEPATPAGIWRRNRRLDPSSWLFREVLVPVGGNPDEWKVLDQLLQWAEREPIRLLGLHVVRSARQRDSAAARSVVQTFIDRCAAAGVRGECAIEVGAIGRAIRERARLVDLIAVQVNHPPGSSPLARLASGLRTILRCSVRPVLAVSQTVTQVERLLLAYDGSRKAEEALYLATYLAARWHLVINVVTVLEGNAGAEQVRLRAFRYLEQYQIAAGYIIERGEPASAIIHAAEQTRADLLVMGGYGHRDPLSDLVIGSTTEALLRTRRLPILIV from the coding sequence ATGGACGAGTCAACCAATAGTCGCATGGTGTCCGCACTGCACGACTTTCAACGACTACGCTGGCGGGCTGATATTGAACATCTTTTGGCGCGTCTGCGTGGCCGATCAGATGACCTGTTGCCGTTTGAAGAAGTGCGCCAACGAGTCTGGGCCAGTGTAGCCGGTGAACGTCAGTTACGTGAAATTCCGCTCGACGCGATTGTAGGAAGTGTTGGACGGTACCACGACTTCAACCGCAGCTTCTTACCCCGACGTGACGATGACTGGCAGCGTTGGTCACGAGTGATGGCTGCGGTTGATAGCTGGCATGGCTGGTCACCAATCGAAGTGTATCAGATCGGCGAAGCTTACTTCGTGATCGACGGCAATCATCGCGTATCGGTGGCACGTCAGATGGGGATGGATCACATCCAGGCGTATGTCATCCCTCTACAATCGCGGGTGCCGATTGATCCGTCGATGACCTTAGAAGAGGTGATCATTGCTGGTGAATATGCCAGTTTTCTCGAAGCCACCCGGCTTGACACGCTGCGGCCTGGTTGCGATTTACGAGTAACTGTTGCCGGACAATATGAGAAGTTGCGTCAACAGATCGAGCACCTTCAACAACGACTGACCACAGTCGATGTTACGCCATCGTTCGTGGAAGCGGCATGCATCTGGTACGATCAAGTATATCGTCCGGTTGCAGATTTGATCCAGGAGCGGGGGTTGCTACGCGATTTCCCGCAACGGACCACAACCGATCTCTATCTTTGGCTCTGTGATCACCGTGACGAGCTGAGCAAACAATTGGGCTGGGACATCAGTCTGATCCAGGCCATCGACGATCTGACAGAATCACCCGGTCGGGCGGAACAACTCCTTGAGCGGATGATTCCCGATAACCTTGAACCGGCGACGCCAGCCGGTATCTGGCGTCGCAATCGTAGACTCGATCCGTCATCCTGGTTGTTTCGCGAAGTTCTGGTGCCGGTGGGTGGGAATCCTGATGAATGGAAGGTCCTCGATCAGTTGTTGCAATGGGCTGAACGCGAGCCGATCCGACTACTCGGTCTCCATGTTGTACGTAGTGCTCGTCAGCGTGATTCGGCTGCTGCTCGGTCAGTTGTGCAGACGTTTATAGATCGCTGCGCTGCCGCTGGTGTGCGCGGTGAGTGTGCCATCGAGGTTGGCGCTATCGGACGGGCAATTCGCGAGCGGGCACGTCTGGTCGATCTGATCGCTGTGCAGGTAAACCATCCACCCGGTTCGTCACCGCTGGCGCGCTTGGCCTCTGGTCTGCGCACGATTCTGCGTTGTTCAGTACGCCCGGTGTTAGCGGTATCCCAAACGGTTACGCAGGTCGAGCGGTTACTGTTGGCTTACGATGGTAGTCGTAAAGCTGAAGAGGCGCTCTATTTGGCGACATACCTCGCTGCACGCTGGCATCTGGTGATCAATGTTGTCACCGTGCTCGAAGGAAACGCTGGTGCCGAACAGGTACGGCTACGCGCATTTCGTTATCTCGAACAGTATCAGATTGCCGCCGGGTATATCATTGAGCGAGGTGAGCCGGCTTCGGCAATCATTCACGCAGCCGAACAGACCCGCGCCGATCTATTGGTAATGGGCGGCTACGGCCACCGCGATCCGTTAAGTGATCTGGTTATTGGTTCGACAACTGAAGCATTGTTGCGTACCCGTCGGCTACCGATTTTGATCGTTTAG
- a CDS encoding carboxylate-amine ligase yields MSVYNPNDADFAFTIGIEEEYQIVDPETRELRSYITQILEPGRTILREQIKPEMHQSIVEVGTRPCRTISEARAEITRLRSTIAGLAARHNLRIVAAGTHPFSSWMQQEITPDERYHMVVGEMQEAALQLLIFGMHCHIGMPNNEVAIELMNVARYICPHLLALSTSSPFWMGRNTGFKSYRSVIFSTFPRTGIPPTFHSASEFERYVQLLINTGCIDNGKKIWWDLRPHPFFGTLEFRVCDIATRVEECLALAATMQALIVKFYTLFEENMTFRVYRRALINENKWRAQRWGLDGKLIDFGKRKEVEAKALVYEIVELVDDVVDMLGSRREVEYLLKIVEHGTSADRQLRVFAETNDLKAVVDHLMTETMEGVPVMTFDSATQTMHH; encoded by the coding sequence GTGAGCGTGTATAACCCCAACGATGCCGATTTTGCGTTCACAATCGGGATCGAAGAAGAGTACCAGATCGTCGATCCTGAAACCCGTGAGTTACGCAGCTACATCACTCAAATCCTTGAGCCAGGTCGTACCATTCTACGCGAACAAATCAAACCAGAGATGCATCAGAGCATTGTCGAAGTAGGTACTCGTCCTTGCCGCACGATAAGCGAGGCCCGAGCCGAGATTACCCGGCTACGCAGTACAATCGCCGGCCTGGCAGCCCGTCACAACCTGCGGATCGTCGCTGCCGGTACCCATCCCTTCTCATCGTGGATGCAGCAAGAGATCACCCCCGATGAACGGTACCACATGGTCGTTGGTGAAATGCAGGAGGCCGCACTCCAACTCCTCATCTTCGGCATGCATTGCCACATTGGCATGCCCAACAACGAGGTCGCGATTGAGCTAATGAATGTTGCACGCTATATCTGTCCGCATTTACTGGCGCTCAGCACCTCTTCTCCGTTTTGGATGGGACGTAATACCGGTTTCAAGTCATATCGTAGTGTGATTTTCAGCACGTTTCCGCGTACCGGGATTCCGCCAACTTTTCATTCGGCCAGTGAATTCGAGCGTTACGTACAGTTGTTAATTAATACCGGCTGTATTGATAATGGCAAAAAGATATGGTGGGATTTGCGGCCACACCCCTTCTTCGGTACACTCGAGTTTCGCGTCTGCGATATTGCCACCAGAGTTGAAGAGTGTCTGGCGCTGGCCGCCACTATGCAGGCGCTGATCGTGAAGTTTTACACCTTGTTTGAGGAAAATATGACCTTCCGCGTCTACCGCCGCGCCTTGATCAACGAGAACAAATGGCGGGCCCAACGCTGGGGGCTTGATGGTAAACTCATCGATTTCGGTAAACGGAAAGAGGTAGAGGCGAAGGCGTTGGTGTACGAGATCGTCGAACTGGTAGACGATGTTGTTGATATGCTTGGCTCACGACGTGAGGTAGAATATCTCCTCAAGATCGTCGAGCATGGTACGAGTGCCGACCGCCAACTGCGCGTGTTTGCCGAAACCAACGACTTGAAAGCTGTGGTAGACCATCTGATGACCGAGACGATGGAAGGCGTGCCGGTCATGACATTTGACTCGGCAACCCAAACCATGCATCATTGA